From Salmo salar chromosome ssa04, Ssal_v3.1, whole genome shotgun sequence, one genomic window encodes:
- the LOC123742374 gene encoding LOW QUALITY PROTEIN: protocadherin-18-like (The sequence of the model RefSeq protein was modified relative to this genomic sequence to represent the inferred CDS: inserted 3 bases in 2 codons), translated as MEPGKIICVFYIRIWILLAVMALATQNVTGKTLKYQVYEEQKVGTVIARLKDDVADVLVKLPSSVSLRFRAMQRGSTSFLSVREQDGEISIRSKIDREKLCEKNLNCSIEFDVLTLPTEHLQLFHVEVEVLDINDNEPQFARAVIPIEISESAAVGARIPLDSASDPDVGENSLDTYSLEPNNYFKIDIQSRTDGAKYSELVVLRELDREMQPGYELQLTASDKGVPPKTGSTLLRISVADSNDNSPIFEQSSYVIHLLENSPVGSLLIDLNATDADDGTNAKIIYSFSSHVSPKIVETFKINSDNGHLTLMKRVDFESATSYDIDVQAQDMGPNSMPAHCKIFIKVVDINDNKPDISINLMSQGDRGKEDAAYISEAAPLDSFVALVRVEDLDSALNGEVVCKLHGQGSFKLQKTYENNYMILTNVSLDREKRSEFSLTVIAEDRGTPSLSTIKHFTVHVLDENDNAPRFQKGRYEVFRSENNAPGAYLTSLLATDPDLDANSQVSYFLVENTVHGSSISTFVTIDPSNGAVYALRTFDREDVSRISFVVQAKDAGEPSLLSNATVVLTILDENDNPPVIVVPQLWNLTADVPISKYTEAGGLVTVVRATDRDTGVNAELTCSITAGNEEGFFSMDPRTCEISANVSLHAFPREFAELTVLVSDHGSLPQTTKAVLKISLYENMEXATCRCWTRGDAADASLIIIMSLGAICAMLLVIMVMFAARCNREKKDNRKSYNCRVAETNHQHHPKKPSRQIHKGDITLVPTVNGTLPIRAHHRSPSATPXMDRAPMGSRQSHHSHQSLNSLVTISSNHIPESFALELAHATPPVEQVSQLLSMLHQGQYQPRPCFRGNKYSRSYRYALQDMDKFSLKDSGRGDSDAGDSDYDMGRESPIDRLLGDGFSELYHLDMLHRLHPAMRLCTEECRVLGHSDQCWMPPLALSLSSPASSSDYRSNMFIPGEESSNQPPHLLDDDQASIDSSERRKSFSTFGKESGSSEEGGVSEGSSLLSEMNGIFQRLLPPSLDSYAECNENNVAAAATERVSGKGGHAKVLLPGGNNTKGPASYPAGVAAWAANTHYLNPGGGAVGQSPSGHNTNNLTNMAASSTSSSSSNQPPHLRWLPAMEEIPENYEEDELESMLGMGFLGGSSAVTATMT; from the exons ATGGAACCTGGTAAAATAATCTGCGTATTTTATATCCGAATATGGATACTTCTCGCCGTTATGGCACTGGCCACGCAAAACGTCACAGGTAAAACATTAAAATATCAAGTTTACGAGGAACAGAAGGTGGGGACTGTTATTGCAAGGCTTAAAGATGACGTGGCAGATGTTTTAGTCAAACTTCCAAGTTCTGTGTCTTTGCGCTTCCGAGCCATGCAGAGAGGTAGCACGTCTTTCCTATCCGTGCGCGAGCAGGACGGAGAGATCAGCATCCGTTCCAAAATAGACAGAGAGAAGCTCTGCGAGAAGAACCTCAACTGTTCCATTGAATTCGACGTTCTGACTCTTCCAACAGAACACTTGCAGCTCTTCCACGTCGAGGTGGAAGTGTTGGACATTAATGATAACGAGCCCCAGTTCGCCCGCGCCGTAATCCCCATCGAGATCTCCGAGAGCGCGGCAGTGGGGGCGCGCATTCCCCTGGACAGCGCGAGTGACCCCGACGTCGGGGAGAACTCCCTCGATACTTACTCCCTCGAGCCCAACAACTACTTCAAGATTGACATTCAGAGCAGAACGGACGGGGCAAAGTACTCGGAGTTGGTGGTGCTTAGGGAGCTCGACAGGGAGATGCAGCCGGGTTATGAACTTCAGCTGACGGCCTCGGATAAGGGCGTTCCCCCTAAAACCGGTTCTACTCTCCTCAGAATTAGCGTGGCAGATTCAAACGACAACAGTCCTATTTTCGAACAGTCTTCATATGTGATACATCTATTGGAGAATTCACCTGTTGGATCTCTTCTTATTGATCTGAATGCAACTGATGCAGACGACGGAACCAACGCCAAAATCATCTACTCCTTTAGCAGTCACGTGTCCCCGAAAATCGTGGAAACGTTCAAGATCAACTCAGATAACGGCCACCTGACGCTCATGAAGCGCGTGGACTTTGAAAGCGCAACATCATATGACATCGATGTCCAAGCCCAGGATATGGGGCCCAACTCCATGCCAGCACACTGCAAGATCTTCATCAAGGTAGTGGACATAAACGACAACAAACCAGACATCAGCATCAATCTGATGTCCCAAGGGGACAGAGGCAAAGAGGACGCGGCCTATATCTCAGAGGCCGCTCCATTGGATTCCTTCGTGGCCTTAGTAAGAGTGGAGGACCTAGATTCCGCTCTCAATGGAGAGGTTGTGTGTAAACTCCATGGCCAGGGGAGTTTTAAACTGCAGAAGACGTACGAGAACAACTACATGATCCTCACTAACGTCTCGCTGGATCGGGAGAAGAGGTCAGAGTTCAGCTTGACGGTCATCGCCGAGGACCGCGGCACGCCCAGCCTCTCCACCATCAAGCACTTCACCGTGCACGTGCTGGATGAAAACGACAACGCTCCGCGCTTCCAGAAGGGACGCTATGAGGTATTCAGATCAGAGAACAATGCCCCTGGTGCCTACCTGACGTCATTATTGGCAACCGACCCCGACCTGGATGCCAACAGCCAGGTGAGCTACTTCCTGGTGGAGAACACCGTTCACGGGAGCTCTATCTCCACCTTTGTCACCATCGACCCGTCCAACGGCGCTGTTTACGCCCTCCGCACGTTCGACCGCGAGGACGTCAGCCGGATATCCTTCGTAGTCCAGGCCAAGGACGCCGGGGAACCCTCGTTGCTGAGCAACGCCACCGTCGTCCTGACGATCCTGGACGAAAACGACAACCCGCCGGTCATCGTGGTTCCGCAGCTCTGGAACCTCACGGCCGACGTCCCCATCTCCAAGTACACCGAGGCCGGTGGCCTGGTTACGGTCGTCAGGGCAACCGACCGCGACACCGGCGTCAACGCAGAACTCACATGTTCAATCACTGCCGGCAACGAGGAAGGCTTCTTCTCTATGGATCCTAGAACGTGCGAGATCAGCGCCAACGTTAGCCTCCACGCGTTCCCCCGCGAGTTTGCGGAGCTCACCGTCCTGGTCAGTGACCACGGTTCCTTGCCCCAGACCACCAAGGCCGTCCTAAAGATCAGCCTCTATGAGAACATGGA GGCCACGTGCAGGTGCTGGACCAGGGGAGACGCCGCTGACGCCtccctcatcatcatcatgtcccTGGGGGCCATCTGCGCTATGCTCCTGGTCATCATGGTCATGTTCGCTGCCCGCTGCAACCGAGAAAAGAAAGATAACAGGAAGTCGTACAACTGCAGGGTGGCAGAGACCAACCACCAGCACCACCCTAAGAAACCGTCACGGCAGATCCACAAGGGTGACATCACACTTGTTCCCACGGTGAATGGGACTCTACCAATCAGAGCGCACCACCGCTCACCCTCGGCCACGC CCATGGACCGGGCGCCAATGGGAAGCCGGCAGAGCCACCACAGCCACCAATCACTGAATAGCCTGGTGACGATATCGTCCAATCATATCCCGGAGAGCTTCGCCCTGGAGTTGGCCCACGCAACGCCACCAGTCGAG CAAGTCTCACAGCTTCTGTCCATGCTCCATCAGGGCCAGTACCAGCCTAGACCCTGTTTCCGTGGCAACAAATACTCCAGAAGCTACAG gtatgcATTGCAGGACATGGACAAGTTCAGCTTGAAGGACAGTGGTCGTGGGGACAGCGATGCGGGGGACAGCGACTATGACATGGGACGAGAGTCCCCCATCGACCGTCTGCTGGGGGACGGCTTCTCTGAGCTCTACCACCTGGACATGCTCCACAGACTACACCCAG ctATGCGCCTATGCACTGAGGAGTGTCGTGTGTTGGGCCATTCTGACCAGTGCTGGATGCCTCCCCTggccctctccctgtcctccccggCCTCCTCCTCTGACTACCGCAGCAACATGTTTATCCCAGGGGAGGAGTCCTCTAACCAGCCCCCCCACCTCCTCGATGACGACCAGGCTTCCATCGACTCCTCGGAGCGCAGGAAGAGCTTCTCCACCTTCGGGAAGGAGTCTGGGAGTTCTGAGGAGGGAGGGGTCAGTGAAGGGAGTTCCTTGCTTTCGGAGATGAACGGAATCTTCCAGCGCCTGCTCCCGCCGTCACTGGACTCGTACGCCGAGTgcaacgaaaacaacgtcgctgCCGCGGCAACGGAAAGAGTAAGTGGAAAGGGTGGCCACGCCAAGGTGCTGTTACCGGGCGGCAACAACACCAAAGGCCCCGCCTCCTACCCGGCGGGCGTGGCGGCGTGGGCGGCTAACACCCACTATCTCAACCCCGGAGGCGGCGCTGTTGGCCAAAGCCCATCAGGTCACAACACCAACAACCTCACCAACATGGCCGCCTcgtccacctcctcttcctcctccaatcAGCCGCCACACCTAAGATGGCTGCCTGCCATGGAGGAGATCCCAGAAAACtatgaggaggatgagctggagaGTATGCTAGGGATGGGGTTCCTGGGGGGAAGCAGCGCAGTGACAGCCACGATGACATGA